In a genomic window of Candidatus Cloacimonadota bacterium:
- a CDS encoding cob(I)yrinic acid a,c-diamide adenosyltransferase, whose product MLQIYTGNGKGKTTAAIGLAIRFLGHKKRVCLIQFMKKNFSYGEIKLLQQIENIDVFQFGTPDLIDKKNPKEIDFQEAEKGIAKAKKILEDAKYDLVILDELNVALDFGLLNLEKVIPIIKKYKNIELVITGRYAPPELIELADLVTEMKEIKHYYKNGVIAAKGREF is encoded by the coding sequence ATGTTACAAATCTACACTGGAAATGGCAAAGGAAAAACCACGGCAGCTATCGGGTTGGCAATCAGATTTCTTGGGCATAAAAAAAGAGTTTGCCTTATTCAATTTATGAAGAAAAATTTTTCTTACGGGGAAATTAAACTTTTACAACAAATCGAAAATATTGATGTTTTCCAATTTGGAACACCAGACTTGATTGATAAAAAAAATCCTAAAGAGATTGATTTCCAAGAAGCTGAAAAAGGAATTGCAAAAGCAAAGAAAATCTTAGAGGATGCTAAATACGATTTAGTCATTTTGGATGAATTGAACGTTGCTCTTGATTTTGGACTTTTAAATTTGGAGAAAGTGATCCCAATAATTAAGAAATATAAAAATATCGAGTTGGTCATTACCGGACGTTATGCTCCTCCTGAATTGATCGAATTAGCTGACTTGGTAACTGAGATGAAAGAAATAAAACATTATTATAAAAATGGTGTGATAGCTGCAAAGGGTAGAGAATTTTAA